The following is a genomic window from Homalodisca vitripennis isolate AUS2020 chromosome 5, UT_GWSS_2.1, whole genome shotgun sequence.
ACCATGCCTAATCATTGTGGTTATAACTAAATGCATATTGTTATTGGTgtcttacttttttttaaatatcaaagtgACATTTTTATCATGACTTTCAAACTTTTGCTCTTAATTCATTACTTATCACAACAGGCATTCATAAGGGCTTGTATAATCAGCAGACTTTATCTTACTTAAGTAGAGATGAAgttgtatacaatatttcaaaactgaAGCTTAATTTGTTTTCAAGGTATCCTATAGACAGACAGCCAAATGAGAAATTTTGCCTAGTACCTAAATGGTTggttttgctaatgctcagcaaaatcTGTGGAGGAACATGCAAAATCATCAAGCAACCTCGACCTTGCctttgtagaaatgaaatttcaagcaaaatttcaattctatagctgAATTTGTTTTGAGATATCTCCTAAGATTTACACtttgctaatgttcagccaattctataattgaatttgttttgaGATATCCCTGAAGTGTTACACtttgctaatgttcagccaaattccacagACGGGTATAATGTACATAATTGTGGTGATATATGCTACCATCATACAGCAAGGAAAGAAATGGAACTACccaattaattttttctgtgtacaaattttaactgttttctcGTTTCCTCTCTTTTAACAAGATCAATTTAAATCCTATATCAGCTTTTAATAGCTTGTCTGGTAATCTCCAACTAGGTACCTGCTACATAGAATGCAAGCTGTTTTAGAAAGAACCCACTTGgatataacattaaaatcaatgtttcCTTGTTTTGGAAATGGAGATGTTTCGTGATGGAAAAGAGCTGACAAGaacaattctttatttacaaaccaaaatgACTAATTCTAcagtattattatcaaataaatactTTGTGAAGGAAGAAGAGGTCATATTATGCAATAAATCAAGATATTTGTAGCgtggaaataatttttatttcttatctaacaaactagtaaaaagtcactgaagcTCAATGCTTTGGCTAAGACTCACATGTATCACAGACCAATTTTGGTAAagttagtttcaaaatattacataactGAAACAGTTATCAAAGCAAATGGAcaatttatacacatatatacgtAATATAGTAACACATTTTCATCTagcattgttttattgtttaacataACAGACAATAAAAGTGCTTAAATAACATCTCTAACATTTTAATTCTGCGTTTAACGTAAAAAAGGATATCAAGTAATAAATGCAAACTTCCTTATACAGTTTACTTATACTATTTGCTTACTTTTGAATCAAATATGGATGTTAGTTTAAAACTTCTAATTCTACACTAAATAAGGACTAcactaaaattttacttttggccTATTAAGACCTCTAGTGGATTTTATAGCTTGAATCAAGCAAAATATTCCTGTatggaatttatattatgtagtCTTTAATACATAGTTACTTTCTAATAAGACTGCAAGCTCTTGCTAAACCAAACTTGTTTGCTGAaagtatttttctataaatttaaggTGGAGATTGAAGATATCAGTATTGAAGAAAACTTGAATTTCCTCATCCCTTTTCATCATGACCTTAAGAATTTATTGCCTACAAAAATATATCACGAATTTGAAACCCTTACATTACTATGTACAATTGAGCACCAAAAAGGATGAAAAGAGAATTTAATTTGCTTGACGAGCTTTAGGTGGTAAAGTTGGGTGGAACTGGAGCAGACATGTTTGGTCCAATCAGGAGGATCACAAATGGTTTTTAAGACAGATTTATAAGCCATCGAAAAATGCCCATAACTCAACCTCAAAAGGAAACATGATAGGCCTTATTAACTATTTTTGTCCAACAATTGAGGTGCATTTAGAGTATTCAATTCTCCTCTCACATGCTTTTATATGGTGAGATAATGAAAACAGACACAACAGTGTGCAGAGAAATAATACAACTTGCTTTCCTCTAGGTGCAAGGACACACAGAAGTTAAGGTAACAAAGTAACTGACCACCAACtgatatttcatgaaatttttatgtttcaaCTGCCGCTAAAATTGTGTAGCACTCAAAAAACTAGTAAACTAgtcagttaaaaacagtttatgcCCATCACAGCTATTAAGACTGTTGACTTTAAAATGGTTAATCATCCAAAAAAATACTACAGTGGAACCTGGCTAATTCGAACTTCTATAATtcgaaatcttctttaatttgaatatttatattggtccctagcattttctatataaataatgcaaaaatatcgTGGTTAATTGGAAGTTTATTTTGGATAGTTCGAACTTTTTATTCGAACCCGATGCCGATTTTAAAGTGGAAAGATTCACGAAAAGACGCTGCACTCTTTCTAATCACAAGGCACTTGCTTCAAGGCCATTGGACACAGATCTAGCCACCCTCCTGCCCTGCCCTGCTGGCCGGCTCGGGCTTCCCCGCTTTCTGTAATTGAAATTGTAGTTTGTGAAGAAACTTGTTCGTTAAAAATTCTTTAGTAAATTACACTGGTCTCTAAAATTATGTCGTAAGTAGTATTTTGATACGTAATCATTTATTAGCAATATatctcaatatatttaaataatacagaaacTATTGTACATTGCTATTTTCAACAGGTCATCAAAAAATGGTCCCGTGGTTGAAGATGTGAAGTGTAAAGGATTGGATTCATGTGGGCTTTATTACATTGAAGAAGATACGGATGGTGAAAGGTCACCAAAAAATGGTCCCGTGGTTGAAGATGTGAAGTGTAAAAGATTGGATTCATGTGGGCTTTATTACATTGAAGAAGATACGGATGGTGAAAGGTCACCAAAAAATGGTCCCGTGGTTGAAGATGTGAAGTGTAAAAGATTGGATTCATGTGGGCTTTATTACATTGAAGAAGATACGGATGGTGAAAGGTCACCAAAAAAATGGTCCCGTGGTTGAAGATGTGAAGTGTAAAAGATTGGATTCATGTGGGCTTTATTACATTGAAGAAGATACGGATGGTGAAAGGTCACCAAAAAATGGTCCCGTGGTTGAAGATGTGAAGTGTAAAAGATTGGATTCATGTGGGCTTTATTACATTGAAGAAGATACGGATGGTGAAAGGTCACCAAAAAATGGTCCCGTGGTTGAAGATGTGAAGTGTAAAAGATTGGATTCATGTGGGCTTTATTACATTGAAGAAGATACGGATGGTGAAAGGTCACCAAAAAATGGTCCCGTGGTTGAAGATGTGAAGTGTAAAAGATTGGATTCATGTGGGCTTTATTACATTGAAGAAGATACGGATGGTGAAAGGTCACCAAAAAATGGTCCCGTGGTTGAAGATGTGAAGTGTAAAGATTGGATTCATGTGGGCTTTATTACATTGAAGAAGATACGGATGGTGAAAGGTCACCAAAAAATGGTCCCGTGGTTGAAGATGTGAAGTGTAAAAGATTGGATTCATGTGGGCTTTATTACATTGAAGAAGATACGGATGGTGAAAGGTCACCAAAAAATGGTCCCGTGGTTGAAGATGTGAAGTGTAAAGGATTGGATTCATGTGGGCTTTATTACATTGAAGAAGATACGGATGGTGAAAGGTCACCAAAAAATGGTCCCGTGGTTGAAGATGTGAAGTGTAAAAGATTGGATTCATGTGGGCTTTATTACATTGAAGAAGATACGGATGGTGAAAGGTCACCAAAAAATGGTCCCGTGGTTGAAGATGTGAAGTGTAAAGGATTGGATTCATGTGGGCTTTATTACATTGAAGAAGATACGGATGGTGAAAGGTCACCAAAAAATGGTCCCGTGGTTGAAGATGTGAAGTGTAAAAGATTGGATTCATGTGGGCTTTATTACATTGAAGAAGATACGGATGGTGAAAGGTCACCAAAAAATGGTCCCGTGGTTGAAGATGTGAAGTGTAAAAGATTGGATTCATGTGGGCTTTATTACATTGAAGAAGATACGGATGGTGAAAGGTCACCAAAAAATGGTCCCGTGGTTGAAGATGTGAAGTGTAAAAGATTGGATTCATGTGGGCTTTATTACATTGAAGAAGATACGGAtggtttaacccttttaggaccagaccaaaatttgacatgtgaaaagaaaatttttgcgtttttctggccatgctccaagaactgtgcacattaaaaatgtgcgatttttcaagtgtttgagagaaaaatcatatcttcagaactaattactgtacagatttgtttttaggcttaaaatgtttataattaaattgttcattgtgaaaaaataaatttaagtcattatatagcaaaaaacaatttgatttatctgtttatgaaataaaaaaagagaaaaaaaattaaaaaaattgagtttgat
Proteins encoded in this region:
- the LOC124363642 gene encoding uncharacterized protein LOC124363642; amino-acid sequence: MSLDSCGLYYIEEDTDGERSPKNGPVVEDVKCKRLDSCGLYYIEEDTDGERSPKNGPVVEDVKCKGLDSCGLYYIEEDTDGERSPKNGPVVEDVKCKRLDSCGLYYIEEDTDGERSPKNGPVVEDVKCKGLDSCGLYYIEEDTDGERSPKNGPVVEDVKCKRLDSCGLYYIEEDTDGERSPKNGPVVEDVKCKRLDSCGLYYIEEDTDGERSPKNGPVVEDVKCKRLDSCGLYYIEEDTDGERSPKNGPVVEDVKCKRLDSCGLYYIEEDTDGERSPKKWSRG